One genomic region from Enoplosus armatus isolate fEnoArm2 chromosome 17, fEnoArm2.hap1, whole genome shotgun sequence encodes:
- the epn3a gene encoding epsin-3 isoform X3 gives MQTSSLRRQMKNMVNNYTEAEIKVREATSNDPWGPPSSLMSEIADLTFNVVAFTEVMGMIWKRLNDHGKNWRHVYKALTLLDYLIKTGSDRVAHECRENIYTIQTLRDFQYIDRDGRDQGVNVREKAKHLVALLRDEEKLKKERSQALKTKTRMTGVTSGLGSGSLPPPYPGRRTSQPSSAGYHGDELGMCRGSPSSFHSSSSSPRVAPDLEQARPTTSGEEELQLQLALAMSREDSEKPVQSVPPTVDMDEETQLQLALSLSKEEHQQEQLSRQGDESMLQKALEESKLDMESKGGTAFMDLVDVFAVPSDPPPVDHRWNNAPHLAAARLGGTDPWDSLEGSTNPSRVDPPWMAPPTSNSPPPPWEPPVDPWHDSQNNASNLNAAGRVWAFPANTASSGVDPFSAPSAVKKPSRPGSPSDGDLFDEAMDGGLMNVNGRGEDSPEMFDLSRLGESLAAPSPRTCRTPETFLDPTAASLVNLDSLIPANPPAKTKNPFLSGLSAPSPTNPFQSEQPKLTLNQMGSTSSAPHATSLPYSASLPLPMSHQPASLPSSLTHPTQPGLGLPGNLPEPLLPFSSASTEGSQAAESSQNPFL, from the exons ATGCAGACCTCATCGCTCCGCCGGCAGATGAAAAACATGGTCAACAACTACACGGAGGCCGAGATCAAGGTCCGAGAGGCCACCTCCAACGATCCCTGGGGTCCTCCCAGCTCGCTCATGTCTGAAATCGCAGACCTGACCTTCAATGTAGTGGCTTTCACCGAGGTTATGGGGATGATCTGGAAGCGGCTCAATGACCACGGTAAAAACTGGCGCCATGTATATAAGGCACTGACCCTGCTGGACTACCTGATCAAAACAGGCTCTGACCGCGTGGCCCACGAGTGCCGGGAGAACATATACACCATCCAGACGCTGAGAGACTTCCAGTACATAGATCGAGATGGACGTGACCAGGGTGTCAATGTCCGGGAGAAGGCCAAGCACCTGGTGGCCCTGCTGAGGGACGAGGAAaagctgaagaaggagaggagccAGGCACTGAAGACCAAGACGCGCATGACGGGGGTCACCAGCGGTCTAGGCTCTGGATCCCTGCCTCCTCCATACCCAGGACGTCGCACCAGTCAGCCCAGCTCGGCAGGGTACCACGGGGATGAGCTTGGCATGTGCAGAGGCTCCCCGTCCTCATTTCACT cctcctcttcctctcctcgaGTTGCTCCAGACCTGGAGCAAGCTCGGCCCACGACCAGTGgagaagaggagctgcagctgcagctggccCTGGCTATGAGCCGAGAAGACAGTGAAAAG CCAGTCCAAAGTGTACCCCCCACAGTGGATATGGATGAGGAAACCCAGCTCCAGTTAGCCCTGAGCCTGAGCAAGGAGGAGCACCAGCAG GAGCAACTCAGTCGCCAAGGAGATGAGTCGATGCTCCAGAAAGCTCTGGAGGAGAGCAAGCTTGACATGGAGTCTAAAGGCGGG ACTGCCTTCATGGACCTGGTAGATGTTTTCGCAGTGCCCTCAGATCCGCCTCCTGTTGACCACAGATGGAATAATGCTCCACACCTGGCAGCCGCTCGCCTGGGGGGCACAGACCCCTGGGACTCCCTGG AAGGCAGCACCAACCCCTCGAGAGTGGATCCTCCCTGGATGGCACCGCCAACTTCCAATAGCCCCCCTCCACCGTGGGAGCCCCCCGTCGACCCCTGGCATGACTCGCAGAACAACGCCTCCAACCTCAATGCCGCAGGCCGAGTGTGGGCCTTCCCTGCCAACACag CCTCCTCAGGAGTTGATCCGTTCTCAGCCCCCTCAGCTGTCAAGAAACCTTCCCGACCCGGAAGCCCCTCAg ATGGGGATCTGTTTGATGAGGCCATGGATGGAGgtctgatgaatgtaaatggGCGAGGGGAGGACAGTCCTGAGATGTTTGACTTGTCCCGTCTTGGGGAAAGCCTGGCTGCCCCCAGCCCTCGCACATGCCGGACACCTGAGACCTTCCTGGACCCCACAGCAGCTTCCTTAGTAAACCTGGACAGCCTGATCCCTGCAAATCCCCCAGCCAAGACCAAGAACCCTTTTCTATCAg GCCTGAGTGCTCCTTCACCCACCAATCCATTCCAATCTGAGCAGCCCAAACTAACTCTGAATCAAATGGGCTCCACCTCTTCGGCTCCCCACGCCACTTCTCTTCCATACAGTGCCTCCTTGCCCCTGCCTATGAGCCACCAGCCTGCCAGCCTCCCTTCGTCACTTACTCACCCCACCCAGCCGGGTCTGGGCCTGCCAGGGAACCTCCCTGAGCCTTTGTTGCCCTTCTCTTCAGCCAGCACTGAAGGATCACAGGCTGCAGAGAGCAGTCAGAACCCTTTCTTATGA
- the epn3a gene encoding epsin-3 isoform X2, with the protein MQTSSLRRQMKNMVNNYTEAEIKVREATSNDPWGPPSSLMSEIADLTFNVVAFTEVMGMIWKRLNDHGKNWRHVYKALTLLDYLIKTGSDRVAHECRENIYTIQTLRDFQYIDRDGRDQGVNVREKAKHLVALLRDEEKLKKERSQALKTKTRMTGVTSGLGSGSLPPPYPGRRTSQPSSAGYHGDELGMCRGSPSSFHSSSSSPRVAPDLEQARPTTSGEEELQLQLALAMSREDSEKPPPTVDIDEQTQLQIAMTLSKEEAQKPVQSVPPTVDMDEETQLQLALSLSKEEHQQEQLSRQGDESMLQKALEESKLDMESKGGTAFMDLVDVFAVPSDPPPVDHRWNNAPHLAAARLGGTDPWDSLGSTNPSRVDPPWMAPPTSNSPPPPWEPPVDPWHDSQNNASNLNAAGRVWAFPANTASSGVDPFSAPSAVKKPSRPGSPSDGDLFDEAMDGGLMNVNGRGEDSPEMFDLSRLGESLAAPSPRTCRTPETFLDPTAASLVNLDSLIPANPPAKTKNPFLSGLSAPSPTNPFQSEQPKLTLNQMGSTSSAPHATSLPYSASLPLPMSHQPASLPSSLTHPTQPGLGLPGNLPEPLLPFSSASTEGSQAAESSQNPFL; encoded by the exons ATGCAGACCTCATCGCTCCGCCGGCAGATGAAAAACATGGTCAACAACTACACGGAGGCCGAGATCAAGGTCCGAGAGGCCACCTCCAACGATCCCTGGGGTCCTCCCAGCTCGCTCATGTCTGAAATCGCAGACCTGACCTTCAATGTAGTGGCTTTCACCGAGGTTATGGGGATGATCTGGAAGCGGCTCAATGACCACGGTAAAAACTGGCGCCATGTATATAAGGCACTGACCCTGCTGGACTACCTGATCAAAACAGGCTCTGACCGCGTGGCCCACGAGTGCCGGGAGAACATATACACCATCCAGACGCTGAGAGACTTCCAGTACATAGATCGAGATGGACGTGACCAGGGTGTCAATGTCCGGGAGAAGGCCAAGCACCTGGTGGCCCTGCTGAGGGACGAGGAAaagctgaagaaggagaggagccAGGCACTGAAGACCAAGACGCGCATGACGGGGGTCACCAGCGGTCTAGGCTCTGGATCCCTGCCTCCTCCATACCCAGGACGTCGCACCAGTCAGCCCAGCTCGGCAGGGTACCACGGGGATGAGCTTGGCATGTGCAGAGGCTCCCCGTCCTCATTTCACT cctcctcttcctctcctcgaGTTGCTCCAGACCTGGAGCAAGCTCGGCCCACGACCAGTGgagaagaggagctgcagctgcagctggccCTGGCTATGAGCCGAGAAGACAGTGAAAAG CCACCTCCTACAGTGGATATTGATGAACAGACCCAGCTCCAGATTGCCATGACTCTCAGCAAGGAGGAGGCCCAGAAG CCAGTCCAAAGTGTACCCCCCACAGTGGATATGGATGAGGAAACCCAGCTCCAGTTAGCCCTGAGCCTGAGCAAGGAGGAGCACCAGCAG GAGCAACTCAGTCGCCAAGGAGATGAGTCGATGCTCCAGAAAGCTCTGGAGGAGAGCAAGCTTGACATGGAGTCTAAAGGCGGG ACTGCCTTCATGGACCTGGTAGATGTTTTCGCAGTGCCCTCAGATCCGCCTCCTGTTGACCACAGATGGAATAATGCTCCACACCTGGCAGCCGCTCGCCTGGGGGGCACAGACCCCTGGGACTCCCTGG GCAGCACCAACCCCTCGAGAGTGGATCCTCCCTGGATGGCACCGCCAACTTCCAATAGCCCCCCTCCACCGTGGGAGCCCCCCGTCGACCCCTGGCATGACTCGCAGAACAACGCCTCCAACCTCAATGCCGCAGGCCGAGTGTGGGCCTTCCCTGCCAACACag CCTCCTCAGGAGTTGATCCGTTCTCAGCCCCCTCAGCTGTCAAGAAACCTTCCCGACCCGGAAGCCCCTCAg ATGGGGATCTGTTTGATGAGGCCATGGATGGAGgtctgatgaatgtaaatggGCGAGGGGAGGACAGTCCTGAGATGTTTGACTTGTCCCGTCTTGGGGAAAGCCTGGCTGCCCCCAGCCCTCGCACATGCCGGACACCTGAGACCTTCCTGGACCCCACAGCAGCTTCCTTAGTAAACCTGGACAGCCTGATCCCTGCAAATCCCCCAGCCAAGACCAAGAACCCTTTTCTATCAg GCCTGAGTGCTCCTTCACCCACCAATCCATTCCAATCTGAGCAGCCCAAACTAACTCTGAATCAAATGGGCTCCACCTCTTCGGCTCCCCACGCCACTTCTCTTCCATACAGTGCCTCCTTGCCCCTGCCTATGAGCCACCAGCCTGCCAGCCTCCCTTCGTCACTTACTCACCCCACCCAGCCGGGTCTGGGCCTGCCAGGGAACCTCCCTGAGCCTTTGTTGCCCTTCTCTTCAGCCAGCACTGAAGGATCACAGGCTGCAGAGAGCAGTCAGAACCCTTTCTTATGA
- the epn3a gene encoding epsin-3 isoform X1, with product MQTSSLRRQMKNMVNNYTEAEIKVREATSNDPWGPPSSLMSEIADLTFNVVAFTEVMGMIWKRLNDHGKNWRHVYKALTLLDYLIKTGSDRVAHECRENIYTIQTLRDFQYIDRDGRDQGVNVREKAKHLVALLRDEEKLKKERSQALKTKTRMTGVTSGLGSGSLPPPYPGRRTSQPSSAGYHGDELGMCRGSPSSFHSSSSSPRVAPDLEQARPTTSGEEELQLQLALAMSREDSEKPPPTVDIDEQTQLQIAMTLSKEEAQKPVQSVPPTVDMDEETQLQLALSLSKEEHQQEQLSRQGDESMLQKALEESKLDMESKGGTAFMDLVDVFAVPSDPPPVDHRWNNAPHLAAARLGGTDPWDSLEGSTNPSRVDPPWMAPPTSNSPPPPWEPPVDPWHDSQNNASNLNAAGRVWAFPANTASSGVDPFSAPSAVKKPSRPGSPSDGDLFDEAMDGGLMNVNGRGEDSPEMFDLSRLGESLAAPSPRTCRTPETFLDPTAASLVNLDSLIPANPPAKTKNPFLSGLSAPSPTNPFQSEQPKLTLNQMGSTSSAPHATSLPYSASLPLPMSHQPASLPSSLTHPTQPGLGLPGNLPEPLLPFSSASTEGSQAAESSQNPFL from the exons ATGCAGACCTCATCGCTCCGCCGGCAGATGAAAAACATGGTCAACAACTACACGGAGGCCGAGATCAAGGTCCGAGAGGCCACCTCCAACGATCCCTGGGGTCCTCCCAGCTCGCTCATGTCTGAAATCGCAGACCTGACCTTCAATGTAGTGGCTTTCACCGAGGTTATGGGGATGATCTGGAAGCGGCTCAATGACCACGGTAAAAACTGGCGCCATGTATATAAGGCACTGACCCTGCTGGACTACCTGATCAAAACAGGCTCTGACCGCGTGGCCCACGAGTGCCGGGAGAACATATACACCATCCAGACGCTGAGAGACTTCCAGTACATAGATCGAGATGGACGTGACCAGGGTGTCAATGTCCGGGAGAAGGCCAAGCACCTGGTGGCCCTGCTGAGGGACGAGGAAaagctgaagaaggagaggagccAGGCACTGAAGACCAAGACGCGCATGACGGGGGTCACCAGCGGTCTAGGCTCTGGATCCCTGCCTCCTCCATACCCAGGACGTCGCACCAGTCAGCCCAGCTCGGCAGGGTACCACGGGGATGAGCTTGGCATGTGCAGAGGCTCCCCGTCCTCATTTCACT cctcctcttcctctcctcgaGTTGCTCCAGACCTGGAGCAAGCTCGGCCCACGACCAGTGgagaagaggagctgcagctgcagctggccCTGGCTATGAGCCGAGAAGACAGTGAAAAG CCACCTCCTACAGTGGATATTGATGAACAGACCCAGCTCCAGATTGCCATGACTCTCAGCAAGGAGGAGGCCCAGAAG CCAGTCCAAAGTGTACCCCCCACAGTGGATATGGATGAGGAAACCCAGCTCCAGTTAGCCCTGAGCCTGAGCAAGGAGGAGCACCAGCAG GAGCAACTCAGTCGCCAAGGAGATGAGTCGATGCTCCAGAAAGCTCTGGAGGAGAGCAAGCTTGACATGGAGTCTAAAGGCGGG ACTGCCTTCATGGACCTGGTAGATGTTTTCGCAGTGCCCTCAGATCCGCCTCCTGTTGACCACAGATGGAATAATGCTCCACACCTGGCAGCCGCTCGCCTGGGGGGCACAGACCCCTGGGACTCCCTGG AAGGCAGCACCAACCCCTCGAGAGTGGATCCTCCCTGGATGGCACCGCCAACTTCCAATAGCCCCCCTCCACCGTGGGAGCCCCCCGTCGACCCCTGGCATGACTCGCAGAACAACGCCTCCAACCTCAATGCCGCAGGCCGAGTGTGGGCCTTCCCTGCCAACACag CCTCCTCAGGAGTTGATCCGTTCTCAGCCCCCTCAGCTGTCAAGAAACCTTCCCGACCCGGAAGCCCCTCAg ATGGGGATCTGTTTGATGAGGCCATGGATGGAGgtctgatgaatgtaaatggGCGAGGGGAGGACAGTCCTGAGATGTTTGACTTGTCCCGTCTTGGGGAAAGCCTGGCTGCCCCCAGCCCTCGCACATGCCGGACACCTGAGACCTTCCTGGACCCCACAGCAGCTTCCTTAGTAAACCTGGACAGCCTGATCCCTGCAAATCCCCCAGCCAAGACCAAGAACCCTTTTCTATCAg GCCTGAGTGCTCCTTCACCCACCAATCCATTCCAATCTGAGCAGCCCAAACTAACTCTGAATCAAATGGGCTCCACCTCTTCGGCTCCCCACGCCACTTCTCTTCCATACAGTGCCTCCTTGCCCCTGCCTATGAGCCACCAGCCTGCCAGCCTCCCTTCGTCACTTACTCACCCCACCCAGCCGGGTCTGGGCCTGCCAGGGAACCTCCCTGAGCCTTTGTTGCCCTTCTCTTCAGCCAGCACTGAAGGATCACAGGCTGCAGAGAGCAGTCAGAACCCTTTCTTATGA